The genomic region GGGATCCTCTTTCAGCGATCAACTTTCCGAGTATCTTTGCGGCGTCCTTGTCCTTTTTGCTTTTACCTTCTCCGGCAAAAGTTTTTTCGGATGTGGTCGCGTAAGCAAGAGTTACACCCTGAACGTCATCGATGATCTGACAGCTCAGATACTTGTTCGATTTATTGAAAACTAAACGAGGGCGGCTTCCTGATTTTTTGAGTTTAAATCGGGAACGTTCCGCTCTTTTGATTTTGGAAATACTTTTCTTCAGTTTATCAATCATGGCTTACTTCTTACCTGTTTTTCCGGCCTTTTTCTTGATGAACTCTTCAGCATATTTGATTCCCTTTCCTTTGTAAGGCTCGGGCGGTCTTTTAGAACGGATATCCGCGGCAACTTGTCCAACAAGTTGTTTGTCGATTCCGGTAACCTTGATCTTCAGCTGTTCCAGTACATCGATCTTGATGCCTTTAGGAGCTTTATAAACTACTTCGTGAGAATACCCAAGGCTCATCACCAAGTCTTCTCCCCTCTTCTGAGCTCTGTAACCGACCCCGGTGATCTCGAGATTCTTTTCCCAACCTTGACTTACGCCTTTTACGCAGTTCATCAGAAGGGCTCTGGTCAATCCGTGAAGAGCGACGACTTTTTGGTCTTCGGAACTTCTTTCGAGTTTAACGATTCCGTTCTCGTTTTTTACGGAAAGGCCTTCGAAGATCGGAGTGGAAAGTTCTCCAAGAGGTCCTTTTACTTTAATATTTGCGTTTTCTTGCTTCACTTCGACTTTCTCAGGAAGCTTGATTTCTGCCTTACCAATTCTGGACATGATGTTTCGCAATCGAATCTGTCGGATTAGGACATCTTCAGGATTACTTCACCTCCCAATTTGAGTTTGCGGGCGTTTTTACCGGTCATGATTCCTTTCGAAGTCGAAACGATCAAAGTACCGATGTTGTTTTTATACGGACGAATCTCCGCGCTCTTGATATACACGCGTCTTCCCGGAGTGGAAACTCTGATGAGCTCGCGAATGATCGGACGTTTGGTCTGATCATACTTTAGAAAAACCTTATAATCTTCGAAAGTTTCATTCACTTTAACGGACTCGTAGTCTCTGATAAAGCCTTCTTCTTTCATGAGATCGAGAATGGATTTCTTGATCTTGCTTCCTGGAACCAGGCAAGTCTCGTGTTTCGCTCTCCCAGCATTTCTGATGCGGGTCAGCATATCTCCGATTGGATCTGACATACTCATGATTATTATTTCCTCTCTCTCACCAGGATGATTTTACTACGCCGGGAATCTGAGCGCCGCTCGCGAGTTTCCGGAAGCAAATTCTGCACATATCGAATCTTCTGAGGTATCCGCGTGATCTTCCGCAGATCGGGCAACGGTTGTACTCTCTTACCTCGAACTTTTTCTTTCTCTGGTGTCTTACGGTTATAGAAGTTTTAGCCATAACTTTTGAAGATTACTCCTTATTTCTGGTTCCTGTAAGGCATTCCAAAAGCTGCAAGAAGGCTAAACGCTTCCTCGTTCGATTTTGAATTGGTTACAAAAGTCATATTGATCCCGTAGAGAGTGTTGATCTTATCAACCTTGATCTCCGGGAAAATGATCTGTTCTTTAATGCTCATGTTGTAGTTTCCGCGACCGTCGAAACCTTTGTCGTTGACTCCTTTGAAGTCACGAACCCGGGGGAGAGCCACGTTCACCAATCTGTCCAGGAACTCATACATATAGTCCCCGCGCAGAGTCACCATACAACCAAGGCTCATCCCTTCGCGGATTTTGAATCCCGCGATGGATTTTTTCGCCTTCGTTTTAACCGGTCTTTGTCCGGTGATGAGTGCTAATTCTTCCACAGCGGCTTCGAGAGCCTTAGGGTTGGTATGAGCCTCGCCCATCCCCACGTTGAGAACGATCTTCTCCAAACGTGGAACCTGCATGATGGATTCGAATTTAAACTTTTTGTTTAATTCGGGAACGATTTCGTTCTTATATTTTGTTCTGAGTCTAGATGCCATGGCTTATAACTCTTTCTTATCCGGTCTGCTCACACGGACCTTTTTCCCTTTGATAGTCTCGAATCCCACGCGAACTCCCGCTTTTTTCTTGGAGTCGTAAAACATCACGTTGGAGATGTGCATAGAAGCTTCCACTTCGATCACTCCGCCTTGAGGATTCTCTTGAGTCGGTCTCATAAATCTTTTTCTTTTATTGAGTCCTTCTACGATTACGCGGTCTCTTTTCTTATCGATGGAGAGAACCTTTCCTTTTTTTCCCTTCTCTTTTCCGGCGATGCAAATCACTTCGTCGTTCTTCTTGAAGCGGAATTTTTTGAATTTCGTGTATTCGGAACCACGATAAGTCAACTTAGCCATTATAATACCTCCGGAGCCAGAGAGATAATCTTAGCGTATTTTTTATCTCTGAGTTCGCGGGCAACAGGTCCGAAGATCCTGGTTCCCTTTGGATTTCCTTTATCGTCGATGATCGCGCAAGCGTTGTCATCGAAACGGATGTAAGATCCGTCGGGTCTTCTGATTTCTTTGGTCGTTCTTACGACAACGGCTCTTTGAACCGCCTTGTTATGAACTTTTTTACCGGTAGAATCTTTCAGACCGAAAGCAGGCTGAGCGTCTTTCACCGCGACGATGATTTCGTCGCCGACGGAAGCGTATCTTTTTTTAGATCCGCCCAGCACTTTTATACACATTACTTTTTTGATTCCGGAGTTGTCCGCAACCTGTAACCAAGTTTCTTGCTGGATCATATCACTTCGCCTTCTCTACGATTTTATACAGTCTATGTCTTTTTTCTCTAGACAGAGGACGAGTTTCAATCGCGAGGATTTTGTCCCCGATCGTGCATTCGTTTTTCTCGTCATGAACTTTGAGTTTCACGGTCTTTCTGACGATTTTCTTAAATCGAGGATGAGTCTTTCTCGTTTCCACAACGATAACGACGGTTTTATCCATCGAGTTGCTAACAACTCTCCCTTCCGTAAGAAGCGATTTGTTGATATGTTGTTTCCCGGCTGTCATAAATCCTTCTTAGCCCTTAACCTTCGCGCTTAAACGCGCGAGATTTTTTTTCTTTCTTTTAGCGCGGGAGAAGATCTTGGATTTCTTTTCTCCCGGATTGGCCTTCAGTTGTCTTTCTCTCTGAATGGTCAGAAGTTTAGCGATTTTCTTTTTCGTATTGTGGATCACCTTAGGGTTTTCCAAAGAACGAGCCACTCCGTATTGAAAACGGGAATTTCTAAGAACCTTTCTCGCTTCTTCGAGTTGCTCGAGAATTTCGCTGTCTTTCAGTTCTTGCAATTTGATCTTTTTCATAGAGCAGACCTTTTCACGAATTCGGTATGAATCGGTAATTTGTAAGAAGCCAAACTAAGGGCTTTCTTTGCGGTTTCTTCGTCGATACCGCTCATTTCAAAAAGAATTCTTCCCGGACGGATCTCAGCAATCCAGAACTCAGGGTTCCCCTTTCCTTTACCCATCCGAGTTTCGGCCGGTTTTTTAGTGATCGGAGTATGAGGAAAAATCCTGATCCAGAGTTTCCCGCCTCTTTTTACTTGGCGGTTGATAGTAATCCTTGCGGCTTCGATCTGTCTAGCGGTCAATCTTCCGGAAGTAACGGCTTTTAAACCGAATTCTCCGAAGGAAACCGCGGAACCTCTTTCATCGGTTCCTTTCAGCCGTCCTCTTTGTCTTTTTCTGAACTTTACACGTTTAGGTGATAACATGGCTCTTACTCTTTACAGCGATTAGCTGGTTCTTCTCTTTACTGCGTATTTATCTTCTTCAGATTCTTCTTTGCTCTGAATGAAGTCCCCACTGTAGGTCCAGACTTTAACGCCGATTTGTCCGAAAGTGGTTTTTGCTTCTTTAAATCCGAGATCGATCTTCGCGCGAAGAGTGTGGAGAGGAATTCTTCCCTCTTTGTAGTTCTCTCTTCTCGCCATGTCCGCTCCGTTCAAACGACCGGAGATCAGAATTTTAATTCCTTCCACTCCGCCTCTCATGGCGCGGCGAAGTTCTTGTTTCATAACTCTCCGGAAAGGTTGTCTTTGTTCGATCTGAAGAGCGATGGATTCCGCGATACACTGAGCGACGGTTTCCGGTTTTTTTACTTCGATGATGTTCAGGTTCACCGGTTTATCGGTCATCGTCTTAAGAATTTTCTTAACCGCTTCGATGTTGGAACCTTTTTGACCGATCACGATACCGGGCTTCGCAGTGTGAAGATTTACGTTGATCTTCTCCGGAAATCTTTCGATTACCACTTTTACGATTCCGGCGTTGTTAAAACGGCCTTGGATGAACTTACGGATCTTGATGTCTTCATGAAGATTCTTTTTATAATCGGACTGAGAGAACCAAATTGAGTCCCAGCCTCTTGTGATCCCGATTCTTAAACCGATTGGATTTACTTTCTGTCCCATGAATACTCCGTATTAATCCGAGAGAACCACGGTGATGTGGCTCAGTCTTTTTCTAATTCTCGCCGCACGGCCTCTTGCACGAGGACGGAAACGTTTCATGATCGGTCCTTCGTCCACGTAGATCTTTTTGATAAAAAGTTGAGTGGAATCAACCTTGTCGTTCAAAACGCTCGCGTTTGCGGAAGCGGAAAGAATCACTTTTGTCAAAGGTTCGATCGCTCTTTTATTGGTGAATTTAAGAATATCAAGGGCTTCGTTGACTGCGTATCCGCGAATTTCATCCGCAACGAGGCGAACTTTTCTCGGAGACATTCTCACGAAACGAGCAACTGCTTTAGCTTCCATTACTTCTTGCCCGCCTTTTTATCCCCGGCAACGTGACCGCGGAAAGTTCTTGTAGGAGAGAATTCTCCCAATTTATGCCCGATCATGTTCTCGTTGATGTAAACGGGAGTGAATTGTTTCCCGTTGTGAACCATCACTGTATGTCCAACCATATCCGGGAAGATCGTACTTCTTCTGGACCAGGTCTTGAAAGGTTTCTTTTGGTTTTCGGAGTTCAACTTGGTGATCTTCTTCATGAGATGATCGTCGATGAACGGACCTTTTTTAATACTTCTAGCCATTTACAAATTACCTGTTCCTGTTCCGTTTTCTCTTCTGAACGATGAACTTATCGCTCGGACGAGTTGATCTTCTGGTTTTGTAACCCTTAGTCGGTTGTCCCCAAGGAGAAACCGGGTGACGACCTCCGGAAGTACGACCCTCGCCACCACCATGCGGGTGATCCACAGGGTTCATTACGACCCCGCGAACGGTTGGGCGTTTTCCGAGCCAACGGGATCTTCCCGCTTTCCCGATCGAAACCAAGTTGTGATCTTTATTACTGCAAATTCCGACGGTTGCGAAACAATTCTCGTGAACCTTGCGAACTTCAGTCGAAGGAAGTTTCAGAAGAATGTATTCTCCGTCGCGGCCTGCGATCGTTCCGAAAGAACCTGCGGTTCTTGCGATTTGTCCGCCTCTACCGATTTGAAGTTCCACGTTATGCACGTTTGTGCCCGGTGGAATTTTTCCGATCGGCATCGCGTTTCCGATTTTAATTTCGGAACCCGCGCCGGATTGAACGGTGTCGCCTACCTTGATTCCGTCCGGAGCAAGAATATAAGAATATTCTCCGTCCTTGTAACAGATCAAAGAGATGAATGCGGAACGGTTCGGATCGTATTCCAGAGTCTTAACGACTGCAGGAACATCGGTCTTTCTGCGTCTGAAATCGATGATACGATATTTTCTTTTTACGCGACCGCCTTTGTGACGAACGGAAATTTTTCCGCCCTCTCCTCTACCCGCTTTGTAGTTAAGGGTAAGAGTTAAAGGTTTATACGGTTCCGTTTCCGTGATTTCCGAGAAATCGAGAACGGATTTATAACGGCTTGCGGAAGTTACGGGTTTAAACTTTTTGATTCCCATTTTTTATGCTTCCTTTGCGAAATCGATGCTTGCGCCGTCACGGAAAGTCACTACTGCTTTTTTCCAATGTGGACGGGGAGCCGGCATGTTTCTGAAACGTTTGATCTTTCCTCTGAAAACTTGAATGTTTACGGAAGAAGGAGTTACTTTGAAAATCTTTTTGAACGCTTCTTTGATCAGAGTTTTGTTCGCGTCGATATGAACCTTAACGGTATATTTTACCATTCTGGTTCCTTTCTTGCTGTTGGCTCCGATCGTTTCGAGGTCTTGAGACTTCTCGGTGATTACGGGTGTAAGAATTACGTCTTGGAGATTCATTTCTGCGCTCCATACTGAGTCAGCATCTCTTTCAGAGCGGCTTCGGTGATAACCAGATTGCGGTTATACAGAATGTCTCTGCAGGAGATTCTTTTTGAATTGATGTATTTTACGGTCGGGATGTTACGAACCGATTTTTTAACGAAATCATTCTCGCCTTGAACCAGGAATCCGATGACTCCGGTGTTTCTAAGATTCATATTTTTGAATATAGAATCGAAAGACTTCGTGCTGAATTCTTTCGGATCGAGATCTTCGATCACCTTCACTGCGGATGCTTGCGCTTTTTTACCTAAGATAGAAAGCACGGCTCTGTGTTTGAGTTTGGAAGAAACTTTATAAGAATAGTCTCTTTTTTGAGGCCCGTGAACCGTTCCCCCGCCGACCCAATGAGGAGCGCGAGTGGAACCTTGTCTTGCGCGGCCGGTCCCTTTTTGAGACCAAGGCTTTTTACCACCACCGCGAACTTCCGATCTGGTTTTCGTTGCGTGGTTACCTGAACGCAGATTCGCATTCTCAGATTTAATCGCTTCGTAAATCGAAGCTACGCTGAGTTTGCTTTCAAAGAGTGCGGAAGGAAGTTCGATTTCAGAAATCAGTTTTCCTTCTTTAGAATACTTCTGTGCTTTCATATCTAACCCGGATTTTAGATCTTCTCGATCGTAATAACTGTGTTTGTAGTGCCGGGAACAGCCCCGCTTACGAACACAAGATTCTTTTCTTCGTTGATCCGGACTACTTTCAGATTCCGGACTGTAGTTTGTTGGGAACCTGTTCTTCCGGGAAGCTTAACGCCTTTAAAAACCCGAGAAGGAGTTGAGTTCGCTCCCATGGAACCTGGGTGTCTGTGAAAACGAGAACCGTGTCCACCTGGTCCCCCAGCGTGTCCGTGGCGTTTTACAACCCCTTGGTATCCTCTTCCTTTGCTGACCCCGGTAACTTTTACCACGTCGGAAACAGCAAATACATCCTGAATTTTCAGAACCGACCCTGCAGCAGGGGAATCTCCGAAACTACGGAATTCTCTCAAAACTTTCTTAGGACCAAGGCTCGCTTTTGCGAGGTGGTTCTTTTCTGCTTTTGAGATTTGAATTTCTTTAATGTCTTGGAATGCTAATTGAATCGCTTCGTATCCGTCATTTTCCACAGACTTGACTTGGGAAACGGCGCAGGGACCGACTTCCAATACAGTTACGGGAATAATATTTCCCTGTTCGTCAAAGATCTGAGACATTCCAACTTTTTTGCCGATTAATCCCTTTGCCATCGTTCCTTACCTTCAGGATTTGATATCTACGGATACCCCTGCAGGAAGCTGGAGTTTCATCAAAGCTTCTACAGTGTCTTCATTGGTATCCAGAATATCGATGAGCCGTTTGTGTGTTTTTAATTCAAACTGCTCTCTGGATTTTTTATTAACGTGCGGAGAACGCAGAACCGTATAGATCTCTTTCTTAGTAGGAAGAGGAATCGGGCCGGAGACAGTCGCTCCGGTCCTTTTCGCAGTTGCTACGATCTCATAGGTCGATTGGTCAATCAACCTATGGTCGAACGCTTTCAGTTTTACTCTAATTTTTTGTCCGGCCATTTTCAGAGAGCTCTTACTCGGTGATTTCCGCGACAACGCCGGATCCGATGGTTCTTCCGCCTTCGCGAATTGCGAACTTGAGACCTTTGTCCATTGCGATCGGGCTGATCAATTCAACTGTCAGAGAAACGTTATCACCAGGCATAACCATCTCAACACCGTTAGGAAGGTTACAAACACCGGTAACGTCAGTCGTTCTGAAGTAGAACTGAGGACGGTAGTTATTGATGAACGGAGTGTGACGTCCGCCTTCATCCTTAGTTAAAACGTAAACCTCAGCGGCAAACTTTTTGTGAGGAGTGATAGAACCCGGCTTCGCGAGAACTTGTCCTCTTTCGATGTCTTCTTTTTTAGTTCCACGAAGAAGAGCACCGATGTTGTCACCAGCTTCAGCTTGATCGAGAAGTTTTCTGAACATTTCGATACCGGTTACTACAGTTTTAGTAGTCGGGCGGATACCGATGATTTCAACTTCGTCGTTCACTTTAAGAACGCCTTGTTCAACTCTTCCTGTTGCAACAGTTCCACGACCAGTGATCGAGAAAACGTCTTCCACAGGCATAAGGAAAGGCTTATCAGTAACGCGTTTTGGATTTGGAACGAAAGTATCCAAAGCTTCCATCAGTTTGAGGATTGCAGGCATCCCGATTTCAGACTCATCGCCTTCAAGAGCTTTTACCGCAGAACCGTGAACGATAGGAGTAGTATCGCCTGGGAAGTTGTATTTGTTGAGAAGGTCGCGAACGTCCATTTCAACCATTTCGATCATTTCCGCTCTTTCGTCAGCGGCAAGCATGTCCGCTTTGTTGATGAATACGATCACGTAAGGAACACCAACCTGACGAGCAAGAAGAATGTGTTCTTTCGTTTGTGGCATTGGTCCATCCGTTGCGGAAACAACGAGGATAGCCGCGTCCATCTGAGCCGCACCGGTGATCATGTTTTTAACATAGTCAGCGTGACCCGGACAATCTACGTGTGCGTAGTGACGGTTAGCAGTTTCATATTCCTGGTGAGAAGTAGCGATGGTGATTCCACGAGCTTTTTCTTCCGGAGCGTTATCAATTTGGTCATAAGCAACAGCTTTGTTCTTACCACCGATCGCTTTCGCAAGTGTAGTAGTAATAGCTGCCGTCAGGGTCGTTTTACCGTGATCCACGTGACCAATTGTTCCAACGTTTAAGTGAGGTTTAGACCTATCAAACTTTTCTTTAGCCATAGCGACTTGTTAATCTCCTTACTTTTTAACGAACCCTAACGGGAATCGACTAATGTAATTACGTAATAGTGTTCAGAGTCAAAAAGGGAGTCTAGAGACAGAACACCCCTTCCCTGTGTCATATTTCTAAGAACGCTTGCAAAGCCAAGCAAGTTTTCCGTAGAAGCCTTTGCGTGCACAAGCGACTTGCCGTCACCGACCGACACAACGTTCTGAATCTTTGCGTTTCTCTTGGAAAGAACACCAAGCACATCGCCCATCGATGTATCTGGTATCAAAATCTCTAATAGAGAAACCGGACCAATCAGTTCCGTATGATTCCGAATTATGTCTTTTAAGCCTTTGATGACGGCTACTTTTACAAGTGAAGAAGTCTCGTTTGATAGATCCGGTGGATCGTATCGATGAACGATCAAATCCAAGCCGAGAATTTCTTCTCCCTTGAATCCCTTTGCCACTACTTCATAAAAAGCTGATGTAATGGCTTCTTCTAGTGTTTCAGTAATCTTAGTTTCAAAGCGCACATCCTTGGAGAAGCTGTTAGAGCTAACCAAAGAGGCCTGCACCAGTCCGCTTGAGATTTTTTGATCAAACGCGGTATGCTGAAATTCACCCTGTATGACCATTTTTTTCCAAAGCTCAAACCTTGCAACTTTTATCCCGCTCACGTTGACTTTATAAGAATAGAATTCTTTCAAACGAGAAAGAGAAACTTCCAAGTGAAGTTCTCCGAGTCCGGAAAGTTGAATCTGTCCCGTTTCCGGGAGAATCTTGATCTCCAAACCCTCATCCAACCAGGTCAGTTGTTGAAGAGAATTCCAAAGCGCGTCTCTGTGTTCGTCCGCTTCGGGTTCGAGAAGAATTTGAAACTGTTTTCGAATGGGCTGTAGTTCCGACCTATATTCTTTTTGCGGGGAAGAATACAAAACGTCCCCCGGTTGGATCGAATGCAACTCCGGAACGACGATGATTTCTCGGGCGAGCGCCTGTTTTGTCTCTTCTATGTCTCTTGTCGAAATGTAGTATAGGGAATCCATTTTCCCTTTCGAGGAAATCGACCAAAATTCCTGATTTTGTGGGAACTCCTTCGAAGCCACGATATAAACGATTCTTCCCAGATCGGGATGAAGTTCTCGTTTGAAGGCGATCCCCAATTCTTCCTTAGGTCGGAACTCCGGCTGAAAACTTTTCGATAAAAGTTCCAGAGAACCGAGGAGTTCCCGCACTCCGTCTCCGTGCAAGGCCGCGCCTCCGAGAACGGGGAAGAATTCTCCCTTCCAGAACCCGCGCGAAAAGCCGTCTCGGGCCAGAACGGCGAGGTTGTCGGGGTTTTTGAGATATTGTTCCGACAATTCGGAATCCCATTCCAACAACGGCAACAAGGATTGGTCGGAACTACGATCCGACAAAAGTGAAAAATCTCCACCTTCCTTCCAAAGAAGAACCGGTTCTTTTTCCAAAATCGCTTCGAGATCCACGAGCGAATCCGTGATGTCGATTCCCTTTCGATCGAGTTTGTTTAAAAAGAATAGAATCGGAATTTTTCGTTTTCGAAGCCATTCCACGTTTTGAAGCGTTTGCGATTTCAGACCTTCGAACGCGTCGATGAGAACGATGCCCAGATCGGCGACCACAAGAGAAGCGCTCGTCTGACTTTGAAAATCGAGATGTCCAGGATTATCTAAGAATTGAAACAGAACCTTGGGTTCTTTCGGGTTCGGCCAAAAAACCCTCGCGAGTGTGGATTGAATGGAAATCCCTCGTTCGATCTCCTCTTGTAAATAATCGGATTCGGTGGTGCCCTCTTCGATCGTTCCGGGTCTACGGATTTTGCCGGTCTCGAAAAGAATTCTTTCCAAAAGAGTGGTTTTGCCGGCATCGATATGCGCAAAGATTCCTATGTTTAAAATCTGCATGAGGATCTATTCCGAGATTTTCCAGTTTTAGGAGTTCCCACATTTTCTTAAAAACAAAAAAGGAGAGGCGAACCTCTCCTTTGCGATCTGAAATCGGCTTCGATACCGAAGCCTCTATAAAATTCTTTCTTACCAGCGATAATGGGAGAAAGCTTTGTTCGCTTCCGCCATTTTCCGGATATCTTCTTTTTTCTTGATAGCGGAACCGGTTCCTTTTTGAGCTTCGATAAACTCGGCGGCCAACTTGGAAGCCATACCTTTTTCGTTTCTATCTCTGGAATAACGGATCAACCAACGAATACCGAGAGCCAGTCTTCTTTCCGGACGAACTTCGATAGGAACCTGATACGTAACCCCGCCCACTCTTCTGGACTTTACTTCCACTTGTGGTTTAGCATTTTCTAATGCTTCACGGAAAGTGGTATAAGGATCGTTACCGGTTTTTTTCTGAATGATTTCCAACGCATCGTAGAATAATCTTTCCGCTACGGATTTTTCTCCGCTCAGCATCAAGCAGTTGATGAACTTCGCAACTTGTACGTCGTTGTAAACTGGATCCGGAGTAATTTTCCGGGGTTCAACTTTTCCTCTTCTTCTAGACATCGATTCTTATCTCCCGATTAAGCCTTAGGACGTTTCGCGCCGTATTTGGAGCGACCGTTTCTTCTCTTATCCACACCCAAGGTGTCGAGGGTTCCGCGAATGATATGATAACGAACCCCTGGAAGATCTTTTACCCTTCCACCACGAATCAGAACCACGTTGTGTTCCTGAAGATTATGTCCCTCACCGGGAATGTATGCCGTAACTTCGATTCCGGTTGTTAAGCGAACCCTTGCGACTTTTCTTAAAGCCGAGTTCGGTTTTTTCGGAGTAAACGTCATTACTCTTGTACAAACTCCTCTTCTCTGAGGAGAGCTCTTTAATGCAGGAGATTTAGTTCTCTTCTTCTGCTTTTGCCTGCCGTGGCGAATCAATTGACTGATTGTTGGCATGAATTTCCTTCTCTAAAAAAATTTCAGATCGTTTTTACCAGATCGCCAAACACTCTCGATTTGTAAAGTGAATGACGATCGTTCGGATTCGGCCCGCTTCGAAGAATTCTCCGAAGCGACCGCTTCTTCTTATTCGTCTCCGTCCGCGTCGGACTCTTCAGCGATCGCTTGCGGGATTTCCTCTTCCTCTTCTTCTTCGAGAGGACGATCGAGATCTCCGTAAGTCGATTTGAATACCGCAATATCCTTATACTTCTTAGTTCCCGTTCCGGCTGGGATCATGTGACCGATGATGACGTTCTCTTTGAGACCCATCAAGTTATCGGTTTTACCTTTGATCGCCGCGTCGGTAAGAACCTTGGTCGTTTCCTGGAAGGAAGCGGCCGAGAAGAAGGATTCCGTATTCAAGGATGCTTTTGTAAGTCCGAGAAGAATCGGAACCGATTCCGCAGGAGAACCACCTTCTGCGATGACTCTCTTGTTTTCATCGTTGAATACAAGTCTGTCGATTTGTTGCTGATTTACGAAACTGGTATCACCGGAATCGGTAATCAGAACTTTTCTGAGCATCTGACGAACCACAACTTCGATGTGTTTATCGTTGATATGAACCCCTTGCAGTCTGTAGACCTCTTGGACTTCTTGAACGAGATACACTTGAAGTGCGGTAACACCTTTTACTCTGAGAATGTCGTGAGGATCGAGATTACCGTCGTCGATTTGATCTCCTCTCTTCACGAAGTCTCCATTACGAACCCGAATCTGTTTACCGATCGGAATCGCAACTTTTACTTTTTCCTGATCCGGATTGTCCGGATGGATATAAAGAATCCGTTTTTCTTTTACGATCTCGCCGCTGATCTCGATCTTTCCATCGGTTTCCGCGAGAGTCGTCGCATCCTTAGGTCTTCTCGCTTCGAAAAGTTCGTCGACTCTTGGAAGTCCCCCGGTAATATCTCGAGTTTTTTCAGCGACAGTAGGAATTTTGAAGAGAATATCTCCGGCTTTCACTTTGTCCCCGTCTTGAACGGAGATGATCGCGTCCACAGGAACCGAGTATTCTTCTCTCGAGCTTCCGGAAATGACCGTGATGCGCGGGTTGAGTTTTTCTCTTCGCTGTTCGATTACCTTCAAGAGAATGTTGGAAGTTTTAACATCCTCGTCTCTTCTTACGTTCTTTCCGATTTCCAGATCCATCCACTGAATGGTTCCGTCGATTTCGGAAATCCCCACTTCGTTGTAAGGGTCGAACTCTGCAAGAGGTTGGTTCGGCTGAGTGATGTCGTTTACTTTTACGTTTACGACGGTTCCCGTTTTAACAGGAATCACGGCTTCCTCTCCCAAGATGCGGAAGATTCCATTCTCGATATGAATGGTTCCCGGCATTTCGGAAGTTATGTTTTCTCCGTTCGGAGAAGTAGCCACCAATTCTCCCTTGTCCACTTTCTGTCCGTTTTCAACGCGTAAGTTGGAAAGTTCTTCGGTTTTGTATTGCTGGATCAATCTTTGAATTACGATCGAACCGCGACGTGTGAACACGTTTTGAGCTTTGTCGTTCGCAATCAAACGTCCGTTGATATTGTTTACGATCGCGGTATAAGATACCTTGTGCTCTTTCTCTTGAACTTTTGCGGACGCCGCACCACCGATGTGGAACGTTCTCATCGTCAACTGAGTTCCGGGTTGTCCGATGGACTGAGCCGCGATGGTTCCGACCGCTTCCCCGATTTCCGCAGGAATCAATCTCGCCATGTCCATACCGTAACAACGGATACAAACACCTTGTTTCGATTCGCAAGTCAGAGGTGAGCGAACCCGGATCTTGTCGTAACCGAGGTTCTCCACTTTTTGTC from Leptospira kmetyi serovar Malaysia str. Bejo-Iso9 harbors:
- the rpsL gene encoding 30S ribosomal protein S12 — translated: MPTISQLIRHGRQKQKKRTKSPALKSSPQRRGVCTRVMTFTPKKPNSALRKVARVRLTTGIEVTAYIPGEGHNLQEHNVVLIRGGRVKDLPGVRYHIIRGTLDTLGVDKRRNGRSKYGAKRPKA
- a CDS encoding elongation factor G-like protein, giving the protein MQILNIGIFAHIDAGKTTLLERILFETGKIRRPGTIEEGTTESDYLQEEIERGISIQSTLARVFWPNPKEPKVLFQFLDNPGHLDFQSQTSASLVVADLGIVLIDAFEGLKSQTLQNVEWLRKRKIPILFFLNKLDRKGIDITDSLVDLEAILEKEPVLLWKEGGDFSLLSDRSSDQSLLPLLEWDSELSEQYLKNPDNLAVLARDGFSRGFWKGEFFPVLGGAALHGDGVRELLGSLELLSKSFQPEFRPKEELGIAFKRELHPDLGRIVYIVASKEFPQNQEFWSISSKGKMDSLYYISTRDIEETKQALAREIIVVPELHSIQPGDVLYSSPQKEYRSELQPIRKQFQILLEPEADEHRDALWNSLQQLTWLDEGLEIKILPETGQIQLSGLGELHLEVSLSRLKEFYSYKVNVSGIKVARFELWKKMVIQGEFQHTAFDQKISSGLVQASLVSSNSFSKDVRFETKITETLEEAITSAFYEVVAKGFKGEEILGLDLIVHRYDPPDLSNETSSLVKVAVIKGLKDIIRNHTELIGPVSLLEILIPDTSMGDVLGVLSKRNAKIQNVVSVGDGKSLVHAKASTENLLGFASVLRNMTQGRGVLSLDSLFDSEHYYVITLVDSR
- the rpsG gene encoding 30S ribosomal protein S7, with protein sequence MSRRRGKVEPRKITPDPVYNDVQVAKFINCLMLSGEKSVAERLFYDALEIIQKKTGNDPYTTFREALENAKPQVEVKSRRVGGVTYQVPIEVRPERRLALGIRWLIRYSRDRNEKGMASKLAAEFIEAQKGTGSAIKKKEDIRKMAEANKAFSHYRW